Below is a window of Caldisericota bacterium DNA.
AATTTTTGTATGCAAGGCCTCGCTTGTACAAAAGAAGGAAAAACCATTCTGTCCATTTATAATATTCAGGAGACGAGGTATTTATTTCTCTTGTCCAATCGTAAGAAATACCGAGATTTTTTAATTGTTGCCTAAATATTTCTATATTTCTTTTTGTAATTTCCTGTGGCGGTATACCTTTTTCTATCGCATAGTTTTCAGTAGGCAAGCCAAATGCATCATATCCAATCGGGTTTAGCACGTTAAAACCTTTCATTCTTTTGTATCTGGCTACTACATCTCCCGGGATGTAATTTCTGCAGTGGCCTACATGAAGCCCGGAACCTGACGGATACGGGTACATTACCATAATATAGTATTTTGGCTTTTCTGAGAAATCTTCTGCTCTGTAAAAATTATTTTCTTCCCAATATTTTTGCCATTTTTTTTGAATTTCTAAGTAATTGTATTCTTTTTCCACATTTCCTCTGTAAAAATAAAAAGTTGGTGGAGCTAAGGGGATTTGAACCCCTGACCTCCTCCACGCCAAGGAGGCACTCTCCCAACTGAGCTATAGCCCCACTATCAATATAATATACGGATTTATTCATTATTGTCAATAATATATTACTTTTTACTGTGCTTTGATTAAATCTGTCTTTTTGGTATTATTGAACAAAAAAAGGAAGGTATAATATGTTAAGAATTATTGTGCATGGTGGTGCAGGCGATATTAAATCTAAAGAAGAAGTTCCTATTCGCGTGGATGTATGCAAAAAGGCATGCTCTACTGGCTTTTCTGTTCTAAAAAATGGAAAAAGTTCTATTGACGCAGTTGTAGAAGCAGTAAAAATTCTTGAAGACCATCCTTTATTTGACGCAGGCAGAGGTTCTTACCTTAATGAAGAAGGTAACGTAGAGATGGACGCAGGCATAATGGATGGGAGTACGCTGAATATGGGAGCAGTTTCTGCTGTAACTTATGTGAAAAATCCTGTTGAACTTGCCCGTTTTGTTATGGAAAAATCAGAACATAATTTCTTAACAGGCAGAGGTGCTGGGGCATTTGCAAAGGAAATAGGGATGCAATTTGAACCATTACAATATTTTCTTACCGAGCGTACCGTGAATCTTCATGAAAAAACGCTGTTCGGTGACACGGTAGGTGCAGTAGCATTGGATGAAGCGGGGAAGATTGCAGTTGCTGTTTCTACGGGCGGTGTGCCATTTAAACATGTGGGAAGAATCGGAGATTCGCCACTTGTTGGTTCAGGATTTTATGCAAATGATTCTTTTGGGGCTGTTGCGACAGGTGTTGGCGAAGACATTATGCGTCTTGTACTTTCAGTGAGGATAGGATTCTACCTTGAAAAAATAGATTTAGATAAAGCCGTTACGCAGGCTATAAAAGACCTTGATGTCATTAACGGCAAAGCAGGGCTTATTGCTCTGGATAAGACGGGCAATATTTCCTTTCGTTACAATACGAAGGGAATGTTCTATGCGTATATGAGGGAAGATTTAAAGGAGTGTGTTGGAGGGGTTTAAATAATTTAAGGCCGGGGGATAGGTAAAATGAAGGGGTATTTTGTTATTATTCTTTTTGTTGTTGCTGTTTCTTTTTTCTCTGCTCGTGTTGTTTTTGAGAAAAAAAGAGGGTTTTTCCATTTTGCCGGGCTGGAAATTTATATACTTGGCGTTATCTTTTCCTTTGTTTTTTCCGGGCAAGATTTTTTTACCAGTCTTTGTCCGCTTTTTATCCTTGCTCTTGCATTTGCCGGATTTGGTTTTGGCATTCAGTTTGAGAAGGGGATATTAAAGGAAATCAGGACTAAATCTTTTCTTTATGGGTTTTTAGTTTCTTTAAACTTTTTTATTCTTTTTTTTGTTCTGCATTTTTTTTATCCAACGAATATAGCTATTTTTCTTTCTGCAATATTTTCAATTCCTTCTTCGAGCATACTTTTTAGCATCAAGAAGGGCAAAAGACCCGTCATTGCCGGTGAATTGAGCATTGTGCTGGTTTTAATATATTATACTGTTGCTATGTATGGTTTTAAGGGAGTTTTGCTGTCTGTTGTTTTTGGTTTGGCAGGGTTTTTAATTATTCCTTTCGAGCGCATTTTGAAAAAAATGGAAGTATACATCCTTGTCCTTGGTTTTTTACTCCTTGTTGCATCTCTTTCGCAGATGTTTAATACTTCGATTATCCTTTCCGCTTTTTTTATGGGTTTTGTTGTAGCCTTTTTTTCGAAGCCCCGTTATTCCTCAACGATGGTAGGGAGAATTGAACAGCCATTATTTTTATCCCTTTTG
It encodes the following:
- a CDS encoding isoaspartyl peptidase/L-asparaginase family protein, producing MLRIIVHGGAGDIKSKEEVPIRVDVCKKACSTGFSVLKNGKSSIDAVVEAVKILEDHPLFDAGRGSYLNEEGNVEMDAGIMDGSTLNMGAVSAVTYVKNPVELARFVMEKSEHNFLTGRGAGAFAKEIGMQFEPLQYFLTERTVNLHEKTLFGDTVGAVALDEAGKIAVAVSTGGVPFKHVGRIGDSPLVGSGFYANDSFGAVATGVGEDIMRLVLSVRIGFYLEKIDLDKAVTQAIKDLDVINGKAGLIALDKTGNISFRYNTKGMFYAYMREDLKECVGGV